In one Vulgatibacter incomptus genomic region, the following are encoded:
- a CDS encoding Ig-like domain-containing alpha-2-macroglobulin family protein: MCHKRSLLLLALGLLGLVAGSCSCNEPEGSRITPQAEEASRKLEPLPEAPHLEVAQEPVPGSAGDLAVVAVRPLGASPVDARPTITFSKPMVAVGGVQEEAKLAAPATIEPPIPGTWRWLGSASVELVPEKPIPFSTRYSVTIPAGIRALDGSALAEGRTWEFETPKPEVQRIEPASDFKWLGSSPTFSLTLNQPVANLAEAVRLELEGGRTVALKLVSEKRLDELRRERADRGTGERSGSAPAVEDRRIRYELAPVESLPLDRPVSLVVAGSLRGSEGPLTLGADATYAYRTHGGMRITGAESCFWKGDRCPYGPLVLSTSNLAKVDGLKERLSIEPAVEIEWDSVDARIPDTWERRESPVIIVPGGFRPGTTYVVRVKDGLEDAFGQKAGAFEARITLDDRQPSFDVGSTLALIEMAGDGTLPIESVNLERVDADLWRVTPSELAKLLRSHSLPKSPATRRETVDVRATKNRTKWTPLDVRKAFPPGAKTGLFAASFRAPGLSDSYPRRVFGQVTDFAVHAKLGPASGLVWVTRLSSSASVPNASLALYDKDGVKRWQGATDEEGIAKVPGLATLLEAQSSWEGRLALISAEKDGELGVTWSDWDDGLGPWAFGLPSDWEGKEPVSLGMVFPERGIYRPGDTVHLKGLVRFRKVGALGTPAKGSKLTLRVTNPRGDELLSREVTLSSFGTFATDMELGKDVPLGSFGVVAEGQIDGQTLSYGGSFRVEEYRAPQFRVDASVERKNALAGEPLKASVLSRYLFGGAMADAKVRWSLVRRPEFFAPPGNEGFDFGSQVWWWDDERPVPSTEVMGSGEARTASHGELAIDLGTPQTPGEKTYDYTLEAEVEDVNRQRVAARTAFTVHPASFYAGIRVAATGFAQAGRPLQTELIAVTPEGDRAPGVKVAFEARRREWKSIKKKGVGEQWFTVSEPVEEKVYGCEVVTRVEPKSCSFEPAEPGLYVLEAKLTDAQGRTQISRTSVYVVGSGWVSWQRNDTDRIDLVADRQVYEPGQTAKLLVKSPYPSVEALLTVEREGVFSSRKVLLDGSATTLEIPIDESMIPNAFVSVLLSRGRVSEGGIESGEDPGRPAVRIGYTQLKVEKRSKRLSVQVTPDATERRPREKVKVALEVKDFQGKGVPAELAVWAVDEGVLRLTGYQIPDPIEAIHPLRGLSVKLGEPLVHLVQRRLYGEKGQTAGGGGGDGTGAGFRSAFKTTVLFAPEVRTDGRGRANVEFELPDNLTTYRIMAMAITEGDRFGTGQAEVAVSKPLLALPALPRLARVGDRFEAGVVIHTGLADGGQVKVKAFAEGLSIEGPAEKTTVVAKGQPREVRFRFEAKQPGSAKLRFSVEGMGERDGVEQRLPIQLPVAMEAVATYGETRDERIEALDPPGGIRPGIGGLELTFASSVLGGFDENMRQLVDYPYGCLEQQASRLVPFVALRELSGRFGVPWAGPETYRSWIGDEALASRGSPDPDEVIRATVKSIEQLQNHDGGYRYWASSGCSTHFASTYAVLALARAKEVGFPVDAAALARGQAFVANEVAAGRCERCGWGCNKGDDPTRAFALYALARTGAPKPSYYGELFERRKELPLYAQAMLADALFVGKGDRRLATQLLGEILVQAKESAQELHFEETGPASRWSPWSSDTRTTALVLQTLTTISPDHPYVAKLATYLKRIRGRDGRYRNTQEAAFSLMALNEVSRTKEKEVPDFTGSVRLEGDELASVRFQGRSMQVEKAQVEMARLAAAGAKAGASAQPTTFERDGSSARKLAISKSGAGILYYGALLRYAPAEMPTTPLDRGFAVQRWIEPYDGGGQARELVAGELVRVHVRVATAQERSYAVISVPLPAGLEAVDTSLATTATLASASDRESSPGFDEGDIDGEDGDSWSPWAFRFFSPFNHSEQRDDRVMLFADRMPAGVHSTSFVARATTPGDFVLQPAHAEEMYGPETFGRSDGGRILVIDRSQVAGR, translated from the coding sequence ATGTGTCACAAGCGTAGTCTCCTCCTCCTGGCGCTGGGCCTCCTCGGCCTGGTCGCCGGCTCCTGCTCGTGCAACGAACCGGAGGGCAGCCGAATCACGCCGCAGGCTGAGGAAGCATCCCGCAAGCTCGAGCCGCTCCCCGAAGCGCCGCATCTGGAGGTCGCCCAGGAGCCGGTGCCCGGGAGCGCCGGCGACCTTGCGGTGGTCGCGGTTCGCCCGCTGGGGGCCTCGCCGGTCGACGCGCGCCCGACGATCACCTTCTCCAAGCCCATGGTGGCGGTGGGCGGGGTGCAGGAGGAGGCGAAGCTCGCCGCTCCCGCCACGATCGAGCCGCCGATCCCGGGAACCTGGCGCTGGCTGGGCTCCGCCAGCGTCGAGCTCGTCCCGGAGAAGCCCATCCCGTTTTCGACCCGCTATTCGGTCACGATCCCCGCCGGGATCCGCGCGCTCGACGGATCGGCACTCGCAGAGGGGCGCACCTGGGAGTTCGAGACCCCGAAGCCGGAGGTGCAGCGGATCGAGCCGGCGAGCGACTTCAAATGGCTCGGGTCGTCGCCGACGTTCTCGCTGACCTTGAACCAGCCGGTGGCGAACCTCGCGGAGGCGGTGAGGCTCGAGCTCGAGGGCGGGCGGACGGTGGCGCTCAAGCTCGTCTCGGAGAAGCGGCTCGACGAGCTGCGCCGGGAGCGCGCGGACCGGGGCACCGGTGAGAGGTCGGGCTCGGCTCCCGCTGTCGAGGATCGGCGGATTCGCTACGAGCTCGCGCCGGTGGAGTCGCTCCCGCTGGATCGCCCCGTGTCCCTCGTCGTCGCCGGGAGCCTCCGCGGGTCCGAAGGGCCCCTGACCCTCGGCGCCGATGCGACGTATGCGTACCGGACCCATGGCGGGATGCGGATCACGGGCGCGGAGTCGTGCTTCTGGAAGGGGGACCGCTGCCCCTACGGCCCGCTGGTCCTCTCCACCTCGAACCTCGCCAAGGTCGACGGGCTGAAGGAGAGGCTCTCAATTGAGCCGGCGGTCGAGATCGAGTGGGACTCCGTCGACGCCCGGATCCCCGACACCTGGGAGCGTCGTGAGTCGCCGGTGATCATTGTGCCCGGGGGCTTCCGGCCCGGAACCACGTACGTGGTCCGGGTGAAGGACGGCCTGGAGGACGCGTTCGGGCAGAAGGCCGGCGCCTTCGAGGCGCGGATCACGCTGGACGATCGGCAGCCGTCGTTCGACGTGGGCTCGACCCTGGCCCTCATCGAGATGGCGGGGGACGGCACCCTCCCGATCGAGTCGGTGAACCTGGAACGCGTCGACGCCGACCTCTGGCGCGTCACGCCGTCGGAGCTCGCCAAGCTGCTGCGGAGCCACTCGCTCCCGAAGTCGCCGGCGACCCGGCGGGAGACGGTCGACGTCCGGGCGACGAAGAATCGGACGAAGTGGACGCCGCTGGATGTGCGGAAGGCGTTCCCGCCCGGCGCGAAGACGGGCCTCTTCGCGGCCTCCTTCCGCGCGCCCGGGCTCTCGGACTCCTATCCCCGGCGTGTCTTCGGCCAGGTCACCGACTTCGCCGTGCATGCGAAGCTCGGCCCCGCCAGCGGCCTCGTCTGGGTGACCCGGCTGTCGTCCAGCGCCTCGGTGCCGAACGCCTCCCTCGCGCTCTACGACAAGGACGGCGTGAAGCGGTGGCAGGGCGCCACCGACGAGGAGGGGATCGCGAAGGTGCCCGGCCTCGCGACACTCCTCGAGGCCCAGAGCTCCTGGGAAGGGCGCCTCGCCCTGATCTCCGCCGAGAAGGACGGTGAGCTCGGCGTCACCTGGTCCGACTGGGACGATGGCCTGGGCCCCTGGGCCTTCGGCCTCCCCTCCGACTGGGAGGGGAAGGAGCCGGTGTCTCTGGGGATGGTCTTCCCGGAGCGGGGGATCTACCGCCCGGGCGACACCGTCCACCTCAAGGGGCTGGTTCGCTTCCGCAAGGTGGGCGCTCTCGGCACGCCCGCGAAGGGCTCGAAGCTCACGCTCCGTGTGACGAACCCACGGGGCGACGAGCTCCTCTCGCGGGAGGTGACGCTCTCGTCTTTCGGCACCTTCGCCACCGACATGGAGCTCGGGAAGGACGTTCCGCTGGGGAGCTTCGGCGTCGTCGCCGAGGGGCAGATCGACGGGCAGACCCTGTCGTACGGCGGGTCGTTCCGGGTCGAGGAGTATCGCGCGCCCCAGTTCCGGGTGGACGCGTCCGTGGAGCGGAAGAACGCGCTGGCGGGGGAGCCGCTCAAGGCGAGCGTCCTCTCCCGCTACCTCTTCGGCGGCGCGATGGCGGATGCCAAGGTCCGATGGAGCCTGGTGCGCCGGCCGGAGTTCTTCGCGCCGCCGGGCAACGAGGGCTTCGACTTCGGCTCCCAGGTCTGGTGGTGGGACGACGAGCGTCCCGTGCCTTCCACCGAGGTGATGGGGAGCGGGGAGGCGCGCACGGCGAGCCACGGGGAGCTGGCGATCGACCTCGGTACGCCGCAGACTCCGGGTGAGAAGACATACGACTATACGCTCGAGGCAGAGGTCGAGGACGTGAACCGGCAGCGGGTCGCGGCCCGGACCGCGTTCACCGTGCATCCGGCCTCGTTCTACGCCGGGATCCGCGTCGCGGCGACCGGCTTCGCCCAGGCCGGTCGCCCGCTCCAGACGGAGCTGATCGCGGTCACGCCGGAGGGGGATCGAGCACCCGGCGTGAAGGTCGCGTTCGAGGCGCGGCGGCGGGAGTGGAAGTCGATCAAGAAGAAGGGCGTCGGCGAGCAGTGGTTCACCGTGAGCGAGCCGGTGGAGGAGAAGGTCTACGGCTGCGAGGTGGTGACCCGCGTCGAGCCGAAGTCCTGCTCGTTCGAGCCGGCGGAACCCGGGCTCTACGTCCTGGAGGCGAAGCTCACGGACGCCCAGGGCCGCACGCAGATCAGCCGGACCTCGGTGTACGTGGTGGGCAGCGGCTGGGTCTCCTGGCAGCGCAACGACACGGACCGCATCGATCTCGTCGCCGACCGGCAGGTGTACGAGCCCGGCCAGACGGCGAAGCTCCTGGTGAAGAGCCCCTATCCGTCGGTGGAGGCGCTCCTCACGGTGGAGCGGGAGGGGGTGTTCTCGTCGCGCAAGGTTCTGCTCGACGGCAGCGCCACCACCCTCGAGATCCCGATCGACGAGTCGATGATCCCCAACGCCTTCGTGAGCGTGCTGCTGTCCCGAGGCCGGGTCTCCGAGGGAGGCATCGAGAGCGGCGAGGATCCCGGCAGGCCCGCGGTCCGGATCGGCTACACCCAGCTCAAGGTGGAGAAGCGCTCGAAGCGGCTCTCCGTCCAGGTGACGCCGGACGCCACCGAGAGGCGGCCTCGGGAGAAGGTGAAGGTCGCTCTCGAGGTGAAGGATTTCCAGGGCAAGGGCGTGCCGGCTGAGCTGGCGGTCTGGGCCGTGGACGAGGGGGTCCTGCGGCTGACGGGTTACCAGATCCCGGATCCGATCGAGGCGATCCATCCGCTCCGCGGCCTGTCGGTGAAGCTCGGGGAGCCCCTGGTGCACCTGGTCCAGCGCAGGCTCTACGGCGAGAAGGGCCAGACCGCCGGCGGCGGCGGGGGCGACGGCACCGGCGCGGGCTTCCGCTCTGCGTTCAAGACCACCGTGCTCTTCGCGCCCGAGGTCCGGACCGACGGTCGCGGCCGGGCCAACGTGGAGTTCGAGCTCCCGGACAACCTCACCACCTATCGGATCATGGCGATGGCGATCACGGAGGGAGATCGCTTCGGCACGGGGCAGGCGGAGGTGGCGGTGTCGAAGCCGCTCCTCGCGCTCCCCGCGCTCCCGCGGCTGGCTCGCGTGGGGGATCGGTTCGAGGCCGGCGTGGTGATCCACACGGGGCTCGCCGACGGCGGCCAGGTGAAGGTGAAGGCTTTCGCGGAAGGGCTCTCCATCGAGGGGCCCGCCGAGAAGACGACGGTGGTGGCGAAGGGCCAGCCCCGTGAGGTGCGCTTCCGCTTCGAGGCCAAGCAGCCGGGGAGCGCGAAGCTGCGCTTCTCGGTGGAGGGAATGGGCGAGCGCGATGGCGTGGAGCAGCGCCTCCCGATCCAGCTGCCGGTCGCGATGGAGGCGGTGGCGACCTATGGGGAGACGCGAGACGAGCGCATCGAGGCGCTCGATCCCCCCGGTGGGATCCGTCCGGGGATCGGCGGCCTCGAGCTCACCTTCGCGTCCTCGGTCCTCGGGGGCTTCGATGAGAACATGCGGCAGCTCGTGGACTACCCCTATGGCTGCCTCGAGCAGCAGGCGTCTCGCCTCGTGCCCTTCGTGGCGCTGCGGGAGCTCTCGGGGCGCTTCGGCGTGCCGTGGGCCGGACCGGAGACGTACCGGAGCTGGATCGGCGACGAGGCGCTCGCGTCCCGTGGCAGCCCGGATCCGGACGAGGTGATCCGGGCCACGGTGAAGTCGATCGAGCAGCTCCAGAACCACGACGGGGGCTACCGCTACTGGGCCTCGAGCGGGTGCTCCACCCACTTCGCGTCGACCTATGCGGTGCTCGCGCTCGCGAGGGCGAAGGAGGTGGGCTTCCCGGTGGACGCCGCCGCTCTCGCGCGGGGCCAGGCGTTCGTCGCGAACGAGGTGGCCGCCGGACGCTGCGAGCGCTGCGGCTGGGGCTGCAACAAGGGCGACGATCCGACGAGGGCCTTCGCGCTCTATGCGCTGGCCCGCACGGGTGCGCCGAAGCCCTCGTACTACGGGGAGCTCTTCGAGCGGCGAAAGGAGCTGCCCCTCTACGCGCAGGCGATGCTGGCCGACGCGCTCTTCGTGGGGAAGGGCGATCGGCGCCTGGCCACGCAGCTCCTTGGCGAGATCCTCGTCCAGGCGAAGGAGTCGGCCCAGGAGCTCCACTTCGAGGAGACGGGTCCTGCGAGCCGGTGGTCGCCCTGGTCGTCCGATACCCGGACCACGGCGCTCGTGCTCCAGACGCTCACGACGATCTCGCCGGACCATCCCTACGTGGCGAAGCTCGCGACCTACCTGAAGCGGATCCGGGGGCGCGACGGGCGGTATCGGAACACCCAGGAGGCGGCCTTCTCCCTGATGGCGCTCAACGAGGTGAGCCGGACCAAGGAGAAGGAGGTGCCCGACTTCACCGGTTCGGTGCGCCTGGAGGGCGACGAGCTCGCGTCCGTTCGCTTCCAGGGGCGGTCGATGCAGGTGGAGAAGGCGCAGGTCGAGATGGCGCGGCTGGCTGCCGCAGGCGCGAAGGCTGGCGCTTCGGCGCAGCCGACGACGTTCGAGCGCGACGGCTCGTCAGCCCGGAAGCTCGCGATCTCCAAGAGCGGCGCCGGGATCCTCTACTACGGCGCGCTCCTCCGCTACGCGCCCGCAGAGATGCCGACGACGCCCCTCGACCGCGGCTTCGCGGTGCAGCGCTGGATCGAGCCCTACGACGGCGGCGGTCAGGCGCGGGAGCTGGTGGCGGGCGAGCTGGTGCGCGTGCACGTGCGGGTGGCGACAGCCCAGGAGCGGAGCTACGCGGTGATCTCCGTGCCGTTGCCGGCGGGGCTCGAGGCGGTCGACACGTCTCTCGCCACGACGGCGACGCTGGCGTCGGCGAGCGATCGGGAGTCGAGCCCGGGCTTCGACGAAGGGGACATCGACGGCGAGGATGGCGACTCGTGGAGCCCGTGGGCGTTCCGCTTCTTCTCGCCGTTCAACCACTCGGAGCAGCGGGACGATCGGGTGATGCTCTTCGCCGATCGGATGCCGGCGGGAGTCCATTCGACGAGCTTC